The following are encoded in a window of Halorarum salinum genomic DNA:
- a CDS encoding PHP-associated domain-containing protein — protein MTGEGAVLRIDPHVHSEGSYDGREPVELILEHASDIGLDGVVVTDHDSIDESLHAAELADEYGLVGIPGVEVSTAAGHLLAIGVEERPRKGRPLEETIETVRDLGGVGVVPHPFQRSRHGVRKRWIGDCDGIEVYNSMVFTGYRNRRANAFAERRGYSKLGASDAHHIRNVGRAYTELGLPDVDPGTPPAEIAVDDVVEAFRVGETRIRGRRTPIHRSARQYAKGAVRKSAYLLTSRVPYVTPRPASMRDA, from the coding sequence ATGACGGGGGAGGGGGCCGTGCTCCGGATCGACCCGCACGTCCACTCGGAGGGCTCCTACGACGGTCGCGAACCGGTCGAACTCATCCTCGAGCACGCCAGCGACATCGGCCTCGACGGGGTCGTCGTCACGGACCACGACTCGATCGACGAGTCGCTGCACGCGGCGGAGCTGGCGGACGAGTACGGGCTGGTCGGCATCCCGGGCGTCGAGGTCTCGACCGCGGCCGGCCACCTGCTCGCCATCGGCGTCGAGGAGCGGCCGAGGAAGGGGCGGCCGCTCGAGGAGACCATCGAGACCGTGCGCGACCTCGGCGGGGTCGGCGTCGTCCCCCACCCGTTCCAGCGGAGCCGCCACGGGGTGCGGAAACGCTGGATCGGGGACTGCGACGGCATCGAGGTGTACAACTCGATGGTGTTCACGGGCTATCGGAACCGCCGGGCGAACGCGTTCGCCGAGCGGCGCGGGTACTCGAAGCTCGGGGCGAGCGACGCTCACCACATCCGTAACGTCGGCCGGGCGTACACGGAACTCGGGCTCCCCGACGTCGACCCGGGGACGCCGCCCGCCGAGATCGCCGTCGACGACGTGGTCGAGGCGTTCCGCGTCGGCGAGACCCGGATCCGGGGCCGGCGGACGCCGATCCACCGCAGCGCGCGTCAGTACGCCAAGGGCGCCGTACGGAAGAGCGCCTACCTCCTGACCTCCCGGGTCCCGTACGTGACGCCCCGGCCAGCCTCGATGCGGGACGCCTGA
- a CDS encoding aldehyde ferredoxin oxidoreductase family protein gives MLHAEGPLLTVDLDAREATTEDVDDTLARFIGGRGVNTALAYDRIPFDADPFGPENRVYLSTGPMQASRMSFTGRMAATALSPLTGGLLSSNAGGFLSRNFAGTGNAAVELVGAADELLAVHVRDDGVEFEPVPDLAGAEVPEVTEWAEAEHDLEAEHLACIGPAGENQVRFASVMTSESRAFGRGGIGAVLGAKNVKALTFEGDAAPEIDVDATAMDVHREAATSEHIMKRQGTTSVTDLANEVEAFPTRYFSETSYERAESINGDAVESKKFKKGTCSQCAFACKLPTKDEAAGVETEGPEFETVMSFGGNCDEDDIVEVMRSNEQCDRYGLDTISAGDTVAAYLASEDAFGDTELIHELVDKIAHREGIGDTLAEGVDRVHGELGVDNWTVKGMDFPAHDGRTLNGQGLSFAVANRGADHMYATFYAYEYPLVSKEEAFDPEGLPPEKVERLVEVENTRALEDCGIVCRFSRGMMTPERFEALFEADYDDLLAVGDRVVTLERRFNNERGFSRADDTLPYSLDGFHDALDAYYDQRGWNPDGTVPPDAASGATGEASAD, from the coding sequence ATGCTCCACGCCGAAGGGCCACTCCTGACCGTCGACCTCGACGCACGGGAGGCGACGACCGAGGACGTCGACGACACGCTCGCACGATTCATCGGCGGTCGGGGCGTCAACACGGCGCTCGCGTACGACCGCATCCCGTTCGACGCCGACCCGTTCGGACCGGAGAACCGCGTCTACCTCTCGACCGGACCGATGCAGGCCAGCCGCATGAGCTTCACCGGTCGGATGGCGGCCACCGCGCTCTCGCCGCTCACCGGCGGCCTGCTCTCGTCGAACGCCGGCGGCTTCCTCTCGCGGAACTTCGCCGGGACCGGCAACGCGGCCGTCGAACTCGTCGGCGCCGCCGACGAACTGCTCGCGGTCCACGTCCGGGACGACGGGGTCGAGTTCGAACCCGTCCCCGACCTCGCCGGCGCCGAGGTCCCCGAGGTGACCGAGTGGGCCGAGGCCGAACACGACCTGGAGGCCGAACACCTCGCCTGCATCGGCCCCGCAGGGGAGAACCAGGTCCGGTTCGCCTCGGTCATGACCTCGGAGTCGCGGGCGTTCGGCCGCGGCGGCATCGGCGCCGTCCTCGGCGCGAAGAACGTGAAGGCGCTCACCTTCGAGGGCGACGCAGCCCCCGAGATCGACGTCGACGCGACGGCGATGGACGTCCACCGCGAGGCCGCGACGAGCGAACACATCATGAAGCGCCAGGGCACCACCAGCGTCACCGACCTCGCGAACGAGGTGGAGGCGTTCCCGACGCGCTACTTCTCGGAGACGTCCTACGAGAGGGCCGAGTCCATCAACGGCGACGCGGTGGAGTCCAAGAAGTTCAAGAAGGGGACCTGCTCGCAGTGCGCGTTCGCCTGCAAGCTTCCGACGAAGGACGAGGCGGCGGGCGTCGAGACCGAGGGTCCCGAGTTCGAGACGGTGATGTCGTTCGGCGGAAACTGCGACGAGGACGACATCGTCGAGGTGATGCGCTCGAACGAGCAGTGCGACCGCTACGGCCTCGACACCATCTCGGCGGGCGACACCGTCGCCGCGTACCTGGCCAGCGAGGACGCCTTCGGCGACACGGAGTTGATCCACGAACTGGTCGACAAGATCGCCCACCGGGAGGGGATCGGCGACACGCTGGCGGAGGGCGTCGACCGCGTCCACGGCGAACTCGGCGTCGACAACTGGACGGTGAAGGGGATGGACTTCCCGGCCCACGACGGCCGCACGCTCAACGGCCAGGGGCTCTCGTTCGCGGTCGCGAACCGGGGCGCCGACCACATGTACGCGACGTTCTACGCCTACGAGTACCCGCTCGTCTCGAAGGAGGAGGCGTTCGACCCCGAGGGGCTCCCGCCCGAGAAGGTCGAACGCCTGGTGGAGGTCGAGAACACCCGCGCGCTGGAGGACTGCGGCATCGTCTGCCGGTTCTCGCGCGGCATGATGACGCCCGAGCGCTTCGAGGCGCTGTTCGAGGCCGACTACGACGACCTGCTCGCGGTCGGCGACCGGGTCGTCACGCTGGAGCGACGGTTCAACAACGAGCGCGGGTTCTCCCGCGCGGACGACACGCTGCCGTACTCGCTCGACGGGTTCCACGACGCGCTCGACGCCTACTACGACCAGCGGGGCTGGAACCCCGACGGCACCGTCCCGCCGGACGCGGCGAGCGGTGCCACGGGCGAGGCGAGCGCGGACTGA
- a CDS encoding SDR family oxidoreductase, translated as MDLGIDGDAALVTASSGGLGKASARALVREGANVAINGRTESTLESAAADLRGEAAGDARVVPIAGDLTDPDGVRNLVSTTAEEFGGLDHLVTSAGGPPSGAFLDTTDGDWYDAYDLLVMSVVRTVREAAPHLRADGGGTVVTVASRTVKEAVDSMVLSNSVRAGVVGLEKTLSKELAPEVRANAVLPGSHDTERVRNLVDQAVERGDYESADEASAARVAEVPLDRLGTTEEFGATVAFLSSPKSGFVNGTALPIDGGSIGSNL; from the coding sequence ATGGATCTGGGCATCGACGGCGACGCGGCGCTCGTGACCGCCTCGAGCGGGGGGCTCGGAAAGGCATCGGCGCGGGCGCTCGTCCGCGAGGGGGCGAACGTGGCGATCAACGGCCGGACCGAGTCGACGCTGGAGTCGGCCGCGGCCGACCTCCGCGGGGAGGCGGCCGGGGACGCGAGGGTCGTGCCGATCGCAGGCGATCTGACCGACCCCGACGGCGTGCGGAACCTCGTGTCGACGACGGCAGAGGAGTTCGGGGGGCTGGACCACCTGGTGACGAGCGCCGGGGGCCCGCCGTCGGGCGCGTTCCTCGACACCACCGACGGGGACTGGTACGACGCGTACGACCTGCTCGTCATGAGCGTCGTTCGGACGGTCCGGGAGGCGGCCCCCCACCTCCGCGCGGACGGCGGTGGGACCGTCGTGACCGTCGCGTCGCGGACCGTGAAGGAGGCGGTCGACAGCATGGTCCTCTCGAACTCGGTGCGGGCGGGCGTGGTCGGCCTGGAGAAGACGCTCTCGAAGGAGCTCGCCCCGGAGGTGCGCGCGAACGCAGTCCTCCCGGGGTCACACGACACCGAGCGCGTGCGCAACCTCGTCGACCAGGCGGTCGAACGGGGAGATTACGAGTCCGCCGACGAGGCGAGCGCCGCGCGCGTCGCGGAGGTCCCGCTGGACCGCCTCGGGACGACCGAGGAGTTCGGGGCCACCGTCGCGTTCCTCTCCTCGCCGAAGTCCGGCTTCGTCAACGGGACCGCGCTCCCCATCGACGGCGGGTCGATCGGGTCGAACCTCTGA
- a CDS encoding acetyl-CoA hydrolase/transferase C-terminal domain-containing protein: MSGAPTDADALDGRLHGDLPVTDAGSAAAIVADDATVLTSGFGSVGYPKLVPLALADSDRDLSLTLVSSGNVGEEIDVSLVESGAVARRSTYQSSSVARAATNDREVAFTDRNASAIGDEVQYGGMVDPDVAVVEAVAVGEDWFVPSTSLGATPAFVEAADELIVEVNRAQPLGLAALHDVHRPDAPPDRGPIPLSGPGDRIGTAHVAFDPGKLVAVVETDRPDSTYTFRDPTDDDLAIAANLGTFLAAEMERSPAFEDAVHLQFGVGSLGNALMGELMDLEFGGRDVVYFGELIQDGLLDMLDAGRLECASATSLALTAEGQERLFADVERYAEDVVLRPADVSNHAGLIDRFGVVGVNSAIEVDVYGNVNSTHVGGTRMINGVGGSADYNRNSLVTVCALPSTLKGGEVSRVVPMTFHVDHTEHDVDVFVTEQGVADVRGRSPVECAQLIIEQCAHPDVRPDLRAYLRDAREGGGHIPHDVKRAAEWDG, encoded by the coding sequence ATGTCGGGAGCGCCCACCGACGCCGACGCGCTCGACGGACGACTGCACGGCGACCTCCCGGTGACCGACGCCGGGAGCGCCGCCGCCATCGTCGCCGACGACGCGACGGTGCTCACAAGCGGGTTCGGCAGCGTCGGCTACCCGAAACTCGTGCCGCTCGCGCTGGCCGACTCGGACCGCGACCTCTCGCTCACGCTCGTGAGCAGCGGCAACGTCGGCGAGGAGATCGACGTCTCGCTCGTCGAGTCGGGCGCGGTCGCCCGCCGCTCGACGTACCAGTCCTCGTCGGTCGCCCGCGCGGCCACGAACGACCGCGAGGTCGCGTTCACCGACCGGAACGCCTCCGCCATCGGCGACGAGGTCCAGTACGGCGGGATGGTCGACCCCGACGTGGCGGTCGTCGAGGCGGTCGCGGTCGGCGAGGACTGGTTCGTCCCCTCGACGTCGCTCGGGGCGACGCCGGCGTTCGTCGAGGCCGCCGACGAGCTGATCGTCGAGGTGAACCGGGCCCAGCCGCTCGGACTCGCGGCGCTCCACGACGTCCACCGCCCCGACGCGCCGCCGGACCGCGGCCCGATTCCGCTCTCCGGTCCCGGGGACCGCATCGGCACCGCCCACGTGGCGTTCGACCCCGGGAAGCTCGTCGCCGTCGTGGAGACGGACCGACCCGACTCGACGTACACCTTCCGCGATCCGACCGACGACGACCTGGCCATCGCCGCGAACCTCGGCACGTTCCTCGCGGCGGAGATGGAGCGCTCGCCGGCGTTCGAGGACGCCGTCCACCTCCAGTTCGGCGTCGGCTCGCTCGGCAACGCGCTGATGGGCGAGCTGATGGACCTCGAGTTCGGCGGCCGCGACGTCGTCTACTTCGGCGAACTCATCCAGGACGGCCTGCTCGACATGCTCGACGCCGGCCGGCTCGAGTGCGCGAGCGCGACCTCGCTCGCGCTCACCGCGGAGGGGCAGGAGCGCCTGTTCGCGGACGTCGAGCGGTACGCCGAGGACGTCGTGCTCCGCCCGGCCGACGTCTCGAACCACGCGGGGCTCATCGACCGGTTCGGCGTCGTCGGCGTCAACAGCGCCATCGAGGTGGACGTCTACGGCAACGTCAACTCGACCCACGTCGGCGGCACGCGGATGATAAACGGAGTCGGCGGCTCGGCCGACTACAACAGGAACTCGCTGGTGACCGTCTGCGCGCTCCCCTCGACGCTGAAGGGCGGCGAGGTGTCCCGGGTCGTCCCGATGACGTTCCACGTCGACCACACCGAACATGACGTCGACGTGTTCGTCACCGAGCAGGGCGTCGCCGACGTGCGTGGCCGCTCGCCCGTCGAGTGCGCGCAACTGATCATCGAGCAGTGTGCCCACCCCGACGTCCGACCGGATCTGCGCGCGTACCTCAGGGACGCCCGCGAGGGGGGCGGCCACATCCCCCACGACGTGAAGCGCGCGGCCGAGTGGGACGGGTAG
- a CDS encoding TRAP transporter permease has product MSSETDQRSTLVSNTLRGLDVSVTVSAILFWGIVLFWAYTQTMSRVQYGVIFVGGILTVYAIDQTRQALEAGDRIDAAVLLPASIILISASLYFAANFDRVYVMQQGYALEHEYQLARIIIVSILYLTWREFGNLFLGLVGGAMIYGVFGNHAPGILNHGGMTELTLLQSLVTDLYGFYGSLTQLTAAWIAPFLLYAGLLFGYGAFDLILRVAIQSGKYIESGVAQTAVLASAVIGSINGSYTANAAMTGSFTIPTMKDSGMKGYRAAGIESVASTSGQVLPPVMGASAFVMASYLGVAYIDIVVAGLVPAAILVACIGIAVHYTAISDTSDQEMEFSEFFDDELTNDEKLFEAVRFGVPFLVLIYLLGILQYTVMTSALYTIVAMVVFGVAVPPIQRALDGSETGPGSELVDQFWNTVLGFRRGAIILAPIAIILVAVNGVIDIFSVTGVPNKIALLLMDLSGGVLLFAVLLAMVVSIVMGVGMPTVAAYVIVAILIAPTLISDFAVPAITAHYTVFYAAILAGITPPVATAAVVTAGIAEANFWRVCGAAIKIAAPLFVLPVAFVYNPAIVSMSLGLPTLIAGALVLMGGIAMIYGLNYPFEMRVGRRVLLRVALTVLGVLVMVYPGELAKLAGVAVFAAVFVAEKVITRGMKLPFLKGVGQ; this is encoded by the coding sequence ATGAGTTCAGAGACAGACCAACGGAGTACTCTCGTATCCAATACCCTACGCGGCCTGGACGTTAGCGTCACCGTGAGCGCGATCCTGTTCTGGGGGATCGTCCTCTTCTGGGCGTACACCCAGACCATGTCTCGCGTCCAGTACGGCGTGATCTTCGTCGGCGGCATCCTCACCGTCTACGCGATCGACCAGACCCGACAGGCGCTCGAGGCGGGCGACAGGATCGACGCGGCGGTGCTGTTGCCGGCGTCGATCATCCTCATCTCGGCCTCGCTCTACTTCGCGGCCAACTTCGACCGGGTGTACGTCATGCAGCAGGGGTACGCGCTCGAGCACGAGTACCAGCTCGCGCGGATCATCATCGTCTCCATCCTGTATCTCACCTGGCGCGAGTTCGGGAACCTCTTCCTCGGCCTCGTGGGCGGCGCGATGATCTACGGCGTCTTCGGCAACCACGCGCCCGGGATCCTCAACCACGGCGGGATGACGGAGCTGACGCTCCTCCAGTCGCTGGTCACCGACCTCTACGGGTTCTACGGGAGCCTCACGCAGCTGACGGCCGCGTGGATCGCGCCGTTCCTCCTCTATGCGGGCCTGCTGTTCGGCTACGGGGCGTTCGATCTGATCCTCCGGGTCGCCATCCAGTCGGGCAAGTACATCGAGTCGGGCGTCGCCCAGACGGCGGTGCTGGCGTCGGCGGTCATCGGGTCGATCAACGGTTCCTACACCGCGAACGCCGCGATGACCGGGTCGTTCACCATCCCGACGATGAAGGACAGCGGCATGAAGGGCTACCGGGCGGCCGGCATCGAGTCGGTCGCGTCGACGTCCGGGCAGGTGCTCCCGCCGGTCATGGGCGCCTCGGCGTTCGTGATGGCCTCGTACCTGGGGGTCGCCTACATCGACATCGTCGTCGCGGGGCTGGTCCCGGCGGCCATCCTCGTCGCCTGCATCGGCATCGCGGTCCACTACACCGCGATCAGCGACACGAGCGACCAGGAGATGGAGTTCTCCGAGTTCTTCGACGACGAACTCACGAACGACGAGAAGCTGTTCGAGGCGGTCCGGTTCGGCGTCCCGTTCCTCGTGTTGATCTACCTCCTCGGGATCCTCCAGTACACGGTGATGACCTCGGCGCTGTACACCATCGTCGCGATGGTCGTCTTCGGCGTCGCCGTCCCGCCGATCCAGCGGGCGCTCGACGGCTCCGAGACGGGTCCCGGCTCCGAACTGGTCGACCAGTTCTGGAACACGGTGCTCGGGTTCCGGCGCGGCGCGATCATCCTCGCGCCCATCGCCATCATCCTGGTGGCGGTCAACGGCGTCATCGACATCTTCAGCGTCACCGGCGTCCCGAACAAGATCGCCCTGCTGCTCATGGACCTCTCCGGCGGCGTCCTGCTGTTCGCCGTGCTGCTCGCGATGGTCGTGAGCATCGTGATGGGCGTGGGGATGCCGACGGTCGCGGCCTACGTCATCGTCGCCATCCTCATCGCGCCGACGCTCATCTCGGACTTCGCCGTCCCCGCCATCACGGCCCACTACACCGTCTTCTACGCGGCCATCCTCGCGGGGATCACCCCGCCGGTCGCGACGGCGGCCGTGGTCACCGCCGGCATCGCGGAGGCGAACTTCTGGCGCGTCTGCGGGGCCGCGATCAAGATCGCCGCGCCGCTCTTCGTTCTCCCTGTCGCGTTCGTCTACAACCCGGCGATCGTCTCGATGTCGCTCGGGCTGCCGACGCTGATCGCCGGCGCGCTGGTGCTGATGGGCGGCATCGCGATGATCTACGGGCTGAACTACCCGTTCGAGATGCGGGTGGGGCGCCGGGTGCTGCTCCGGGTCGCGCTGACCGTGCTCGGCGTGCTCGTGATGGTCTACCCCGGTGAACTGGCGAAGCTCGCCGGCGTGGCCGTCTTCGCGGCCGTGTTCGTCGCCGAGAAGGTGATCACGCGCGGCATGAAACTGCCGTTCCTGAAGGGGGTGGGCCAATGA
- a CDS encoding TAXI family TRAP transporter solute-binding subunit, which translates to MADDPIRRRQFLYGSATAGVVGLAGCGGDGGNGGGNGGGNGDGNGGGNGDGNGGGNGGGNGGGSGDLSLRVGTSTGGTRDVGLAVERAVSQNSDSLDYSTVESPGYIGTLYRLDQDQFDAGIVDNNSMTKAANDRGDFSEQSVDSVPYQGFFAFPYSIYVVARSDTDIETFDDLAGKNVYPAEPGFSTRATTLDVWSQDPTADVYDQMNIQNMGVSDAPGAMEEGRIDAAIAYGTPGAGHTGWVTEYDARVDVKYVEPTDALRQSAEQYAGAGSSDISVDEFNWQQDIGTDEVFTWDLQVTYVFHPDANADAVYELCRVVDEHNDTVTEAENQFITVESTEDLLGAALEGDQYPFHPGAAQYFQDKDAWDDSLTVGE; encoded by the coding sequence ATGGCAGATGATCCCATCCGCCGGCGACAGTTCCTGTACGGAAGCGCGACAGCGGGCGTAGTCGGCCTCGCCGGCTGCGGCGGGGACGGCGGCAACGGCGGAGGAAACGGCGGCGGCAACGGCGACGGGAACGGCGGCGGTAACGGCGACGGTAACGGCGGCGGCAACGGCGGCGGCAACGGCGGCGGCAGCGGGGACCTCTCGCTCAGGGTCGGCACGTCGACCGGCGGGACGCGCGACGTCGGCCTCGCCGTCGAGCGTGCGGTCAGCCAGAACAGCGACTCGCTCGACTACTCGACCGTCGAGAGTCCGGGGTACATCGGCACCCTGTACCGGCTCGACCAGGACCAGTTCGACGCCGGCATCGTCGACAACAACTCGATGACGAAGGCGGCGAACGACCGGGGGGACTTCTCCGAGCAGTCGGTCGACTCGGTCCCGTATCAGGGGTTCTTCGCGTTCCCGTACAGCATCTACGTCGTCGCACGGTCGGACACCGACATCGAGACGTTCGACGACCTCGCGGGCAAGAACGTCTACCCGGCCGAGCCCGGGTTCTCGACGCGCGCGACGACGCTCGACGTCTGGTCGCAGGACCCGACCGCGGACGTCTACGACCAGATGAACATCCAGAACATGGGCGTCAGCGACGCGCCGGGCGCCATGGAGGAGGGCCGCATCGACGCCGCCATCGCGTACGGCACCCCGGGCGCCGGCCACACCGGCTGGGTGACCGAGTACGACGCGCGGGTCGACGTCAAGTACGTCGAACCGACCGACGCGCTCCGCCAGTCCGCCGAGCAGTACGCGGGCGCGGGCTCCTCGGACATCTCCGTCGACGAGTTCAACTGGCAACAGGACATCGGCACCGACGAGGTGTTCACCTGGGACCTGCAGGTCACCTACGTCTTCCACCCCGACGCGAACGCCGACGCGGTGTACGAACTGTGCCGCGTCGTCGACGAGCACAACGACACCGTCACCGAGGCGGAGAACCAGTTCATCACCGTCGAGTCCACCGAGGACCTGCTCGGCGCCGCGCTCGAGGGCGACCAGTACCCGTTCCACCCGGGGGCGGCCCAGTACTTCCAGGACAAGGACGCCTGGGACGACAGCCTGACCGTGGGCGAGTAG
- a CDS encoding fumarylacetoacetate hydrolase family protein produces the protein MKYLARTATGDPLLGDDEGFVPLGAANPDLGSVREALPHAAAGTLGDPDGATADRVPAGDLTFGAPLERFGKLWGIGLNYEEHAGDLDEDRPQEPASFMKPNTVLRGPGGPIRLPPTEQSERVTAEAELAVLIGRECRSVAGDEVDDVIAGFLPVIDMTAEDVLQRNPRFLTRAKSYDSFLVVGPTIAVPEEPIGLSELSVRTEVNDAVEAENGIENMLFPPREIVSFHSDVMTLRPGDLFSTGTPGAAPIEPGDHVRAVVESIGSVDAPVTR, from the coding sequence ATGAAGTACCTCGCACGCACGGCGACCGGCGACCCGCTGCTCGGCGACGACGAGGGGTTCGTCCCGCTCGGCGCCGCGAACCCCGACCTGGGGAGCGTCCGCGAGGCGCTCCCGCACGCGGCCGCGGGCACGCTCGGCGACCCGGACGGGGCGACCGCCGACCGGGTCCCCGCCGGGGACCTCACGTTCGGCGCGCCGCTCGAACGCTTCGGGAAGCTCTGGGGCATCGGCCTGAACTACGAGGAGCACGCCGGCGACCTCGACGAGGACCGCCCCCAGGAGCCCGCGAGCTTCATGAAGCCGAACACGGTCCTGCGGGGGCCGGGCGGCCCGATCCGACTGCCGCCGACCGAGCAGAGCGAGCGGGTCACCGCCGAGGCCGAACTCGCCGTGCTGATCGGCCGCGAGTGTCGCTCCGTCGCGGGGGACGAGGTCGACGACGTGATCGCCGGTTTCCTCCCGGTCATCGACATGACCGCCGAGGACGTGCTCCAGCGCAACCCGCGGTTCCTGACGCGCGCGAAGAGCTACGACTCGTTCCTCGTCGTCGGGCCGACGATCGCGGTCCCGGAGGAGCCGATCGGACTGAGCGAGCTCTCGGTGCGGACGGAGGTCAACGACGCCGTCGAGGCGGAGAACGGGATCGAGAACATGCTGTTCCCGCCCCGGGAGATCGTCTCGTTCCACTCGGACGTGATGACGCTCCGCCCGGGCGACCTGTTCAGCACCGGGACGCCCGGCGCGGCCCCGATCGAACCCGGCGACCACGTCCGAGCAGTCGTGGAGTCCATCGGGTCGGTCGACGCGCCCGTCACCCGCTGA
- a CDS encoding cupin domain-containing protein, translating into MRPVDFDDAETYEPEEGWRRVSLAGSERFAFEWFEKPPGHSSPMHDHENEQVCLCLRGELTVATEDDEVTLEQYDSVLLESWETHRVENTGDELAVGLDVFAPGRSFDFWTDRE; encoded by the coding sequence ATGAGGCCGGTCGACTTCGACGACGCGGAGACGTACGAGCCGGAGGAGGGCTGGCGGCGCGTCTCGCTGGCCGGCAGCGAGCGGTTCGCGTTCGAGTGGTTCGAGAAGCCGCCGGGCCACAGCTCCCCGATGCACGACCACGAGAACGAGCAGGTGTGTCTCTGCCTGCGCGGCGAACTCACCGTCGCGACCGAGGACGACGAGGTGACGCTGGAGCAGTACGACTCCGTGCTGCTGGAGTCCTGGGAGACTCACCGCGTCGAGAACACGGGCGACGAACTGGCGGTCGGCTTGGACGTGTTCGCGCCGGGGCGCTCGTTCGACTTCTGGACGGACCGGGAATGA
- a CDS encoding SDR family oxidoreductase, translating into MDLEIDGNAALVTASSSGLGKASATALAREGVNVVVNGRDEERLAEATSEIEAEATGEVVAQPGDLTDEDDVAALVETTVEEFGGLDHLVTSAGGPPSGAFLETDDEDWYDAYDLLVMSVVRLAREAHPHLQDGDGGTIVNITSRSVKEALDSLVLSNSVRMSVVGLEKTLSKEFAPEVRANTVLPGPHETSRIQDLVNQAVDRGDYDSYEEGLSDWAGNPLERIGDPMELGNTVAFLSSPKSGFVNGTALPIDGGSTGANL; encoded by the coding sequence ATGGACCTAGAGATAGACGGCAACGCGGCGCTCGTCACGGCATCCAGCAGCGGCCTCGGGAAGGCGTCGGCGACGGCGCTCGCCCGCGAGGGCGTGAACGTGGTCGTCAACGGGCGCGACGAGGAGCGACTGGCCGAGGCGACGTCCGAGATCGAGGCGGAGGCGACCGGCGAGGTCGTCGCCCAGCCCGGCGACCTGACCGACGAGGACGACGTCGCCGCGCTGGTGGAGACGACGGTGGAGGAGTTCGGGGGGCTGGACCACCTGGTGACGAGCGCGGGCGGACCGCCCTCCGGTGCGTTCCTGGAGACGGACGACGAGGACTGGTACGACGCGTACGACCTGCTCGTCATGAGCGTCGTCCGGCTGGCTCGAGAGGCCCACCCGCACCTGCAGGACGGCGACGGCGGCACCATCGTCAACATCACCTCCCGCAGCGTGAAGGAGGCGCTCGACAGCCTCGTGCTCTCGAACTCGGTGCGGATGAGCGTCGTGGGGCTCGAGAAGACGCTCTCGAAGGAGTTCGCGCCGGAGGTGCGCGCCAACACCGTGCTCCCCGGCCCGCACGAGACCTCCCGCATCCAGGACCTCGTGAACCAGGCGGTCGACCGCGGCGACTACGACTCCTACGAGGAGGGGCTGAGCGACTGGGCGGGCAACCCGCTCGAACGCATCGGCGACCCGATGGAACTGGGCAACACCGTCGCGTTCCTCTCCTCGCCGAAGTCCGGCTTCGTCAACGGGACCGCGCTCCCCATCGACGGCGGCTCCACGGGCGCGAACCTATGA